From a single Daphnia pulex isolate KAP4 chromosome 2, ASM2113471v1 genomic region:
- the LOC124204508 gene encoding uncharacterized protein LOC124204508: MRPSHNPATSRNPTANRNPSVTQPVFGPTAPLTVSVPSPVQVSSLLQRPSSNRGDQFQSVLINMLTKQQTQIDVLILNQQASSADATIDQMPEWLPINDYMQFQRLNRTLAFTPGVENKVRDKLLAYFNFIHGKTAANMMTRCMGALFTNSMAGDLNWNGLAREGVAKGKFGNSESQKLIHLAVNRRFPQASKFEMEKGSKDFLRHAPARVKQTAARAEKEEAAMVAHAAGVAAGARHPLDHSYDNVESNNY; the protein is encoded by the exons ATGCGTCCCAGCCACAATCCCGCTACTAGTAGAAATCCTACTGCTAATAGAAATCCCTCTGTTACACAACCGGTATTCGGTCCTACCGCTCCACTTACTGTCAGTGTTCCTTCCCCGGTTCAGGTTAGCTCCTTGCTCCAACGGCCATCTTCAAATCGAGGGGATCAGTTTCAATCAGTGCTGATAAACATGTTAACAAAGCAACAAACTCAAATTGACGTATTAATTCTGAACCAACAAGCGTCATCAGCTGATGCAACAATTGACCAAATGCCAGAATGGTTGCCGATCAACGACTACATGCAATTCCAGAGACTCAACAGGACTTTAGCATTTACTCCAGGTGTAGAGAACAAAGTTCGAGACAAACTG CTGGCTTACTTCAATTTTATTCATGGGAAAACTGCTGCTAATATGATGACTCGTTGCATGGGTGCACTATTCACTAATTCTATGGCTGGAGATTTGAACTGGAACGGATTAGCTCGGGAAGGTGtagcaaaaggaaaatttggcAATTCAGAAAGCCAAAAACTAATTCACC ttgcTGTCAACCGGCGATTCCCACAAGCTTCAAAGTTTGAAATGGAGAAGGGCTCCAAGGATTTTCTCCGACACGCCCCAGCGCGCGTCAAGCAAACTGCAGCCAGAGCTGAGAAAGAGGAAGCAGCTATGGTTGCACATGCTGCTGGTGTTGCAGCCGGTGCACGTCATCCCTTGGATCACAGTTACGATAATGTTGAAAGTAATAACTACTAG